The sequence TATGAAATTGTCCGTAGCACCACATGAGACAATAGTAGAAATACGCGCATACGTGCTTTCGTTTCTAAAAACCACAATAGTTGGGCCACCTAGCTCTTCAACATACACCTTCCGCAGCAATTGCTCGTCTGTGAAGTcctacaaataaaaagtttttatttattacaatgtATTAGCAAATATTCTAACAGAACTTACTAActgtagtttatgtattgtatgtaaggTGGTCTctgttatatttgcaaaaacgcTGCTATAAAAACCTatgaatgaaaaagtttaataagaatttttacaaatgtctgATCTGGATTTACATGTATGAAAATTCACAAACCGGTGGTTTTCTGCAGCAGAAATCCGACTCCAAATAATCGACTATCACCATATGTAAGACATAATCGACCTAAATAGTGAAAAAcgacattaatttttattattatacttacttGAATGTTTACAAACAGATAAAAGATTTTCAACGAATAATAACAAAGCAAAGCGTCAAAGTGGAAACGGTGTTGCCGACcaaataatttgcaccaaaagtttagtttttactacaattcaaaaatttttttgtgaaataggtactttttttttgtaaagaagcaACACGTTTTTAAATAAGGGAGCCGATATGTCAAGAGGGAGCGAGAAAGCTGtttacttacctaaccttctataattgaatcatgctgAATGCGTGACCTTTTAAGAATGTACTTTCTACCGCCTACCACAGTTTGTATCTTGGCTGACTCCGAAAACATTCACCTgcccaatttataaaaaatttcgcttaGAGCATGTTGGTGAAAAGAAGTTATATCtatctaatattataaatggttttccaataagacgtgttactttgatattcaaagaaaaatactattttttaatataaatgatcagaTGTTTATTGCATTATAAAGGGGAAGGCATGCCGTTAATAGTAGATAATAAGATCaggtaaatgaccaccacgaccaggcttacaggacaatatccttttcatgaaattttccataaccgaatagcAAAGTGGCTGGCatttgtcctcgatagcctcatgaattccatctttgagatcttgaatcgaACCTGGGCTGTTAGCGTAGACCTTCtccttcacgtggccccaaGGAAAATAATAGTCACAATtgtggtggccaattgtgatcacctcttcgagagataacacggtccggaaagttttcccgtaaaagatccatggtttcgttgcttgtgtggcacatagcgccgtcttgttcaaactaaacgttgtccagatcaataccatccatttccggccataaaaaattgttaatcatctctcgctagcgcaatccattcacctctACCACCTTTACATATAATTGCCGTGTACAGCCtttctgggtatttggccgagcttctcctcctatttggggcttgcgtcttgatgttgttctgcaaatggagggacctacagtttcaagccgacttcgaacggcaatattatttatgaggagatttttcatggcagaaatacgctcggaggtttgccattgcccgccgaggggcggtcgctattagaaaaaactttttcttaatgttggtgtttcaccaagattcgaacctacgttcgctctgttaattccgaatggtagccacacaccaacccatgcggctacggcggccgccctaatattataaatatcttaAATGGCTTTGATTATAGAGCTTCGTATAAACATTTATACTGCGTTCTCAAGTATAGAGAAATGATTCTAAATGAATTTTCATTACTACACTTtgagtttaaataataatattttgtgagtactgaagttttagttattttttgcatttaataaTAACACTTTTGAACCTGAatcctttgaattaaaaatgaagaaaaatgtgccttcatatacatacatacttatattaaatatttcgatgACAGTACATCAATCTAATAGTCGTACGATCTACTAGTTATAAGGACtcattgtatatatgtatgt comes from Anastrepha obliqua isolate idAnaObli1 chromosome 6, idAnaObli1_1.0, whole genome shotgun sequence and encodes:
- the LOC129250463 gene encoding T-complex protein 1 subunit theta-like, giving the protein MFSESAKIQTVSIIWSRISAAENHRFVNFHTCFYSSVFANITETTLHTIHKLQLDFTDEQLLRKVYVEELGGPTIVVFRNESTYARISTIVSCGATDNFIGDMERVVYDGANTCLTCDGYYVPSTATSEMNLTSELAVHVDTLPRLEQYAVRRCMRNTYTSKSSRFKSTITDKFLISA